In one window of Massilibacterium senegalense DNA:
- a CDS encoding 3-hydroxyacyl-CoA dehydrogenase: MIQTIAVIGTGVMGQGIAYVSAIGGFQTIMVDVSNEVVKRAEQNIRSLMEQSVQKGFLQEEQASEAKNRLHVASSIEQGISEADVVIEAVPEKMALKKSVFEQIDRYAKPTCYVATNTSTMSPTEIASFTSRPDRVIAMHFFNPVHKMKLVEMIRGLETSDDTTAVIEQVAKKMGKETVVVNEFPGFVTSRMSALVGNEAFCMLQEGVGTPEEIDTAIKLGLNYPMGPFELVDLVGLDVRLNNLNYLYETLGEKYRPAPLLIKYVKAGRLGKKTGKGVYEYDEFGQRK, encoded by the coding sequence ATGATTCAAACGATTGCTGTCATTGGTACTGGTGTCATGGGGCAAGGAATTGCATACGTAAGTGCAATCGGTGGTTTTCAAACGATTATGGTTGATGTTTCGAACGAAGTAGTAAAGCGTGCGGAACAAAATATTCGCTCGTTAATGGAACAATCGGTACAAAAAGGATTTTTACAAGAAGAACAAGCATCGGAAGCGAAAAACCGTCTCCATGTTGCATCTAGCATAGAACAAGGGATAAGCGAAGCGGATGTTGTCATTGAAGCGGTGCCAGAAAAAATGGCATTAAAAAAATCGGTGTTTGAACAAATAGACCGGTATGCTAAACCAACTTGTTATGTTGCTACGAATACTTCGACGATGAGCCCAACGGAAATCGCTTCTTTTACTAGTCGACCAGACCGCGTGATTGCGATGCATTTTTTTAATCCTGTTCATAAAATGAAGTTAGTAGAAATGATTCGTGGCTTAGAGACGAGCGATGATACAACTGCTGTCATCGAACAAGTAGCAAAGAAAATGGGAAAAGAAACGGTTGTCGTAAATGAATTTCCTGGGTTTGTAACGAGCCGAATGAGTGCGCTTGTCGGAAATGAAGCGTTTTGTATGTTGCAAGAAGGAGTCGGAACTCCAGAAGAAATTGATACAGCGATAAAACTTGGATTAAATTATCCGATGGGACCATTTGAACTGGTCGATTTAGTCGGATTAGATGTCCGGTTAAATAACTTGAACTATTTGTATGAAACATTAGGCGAAAAATATCGCCCCGCCCCTCTTTTAATCAAGTATGTCAAAGCAGGAAGGCTCGGGAAAAAGACTGGAAAAGGTGTTTACGAATATGACGAATTTGGACAAAGGAAGTGA
- the paaD gene encoding 1,2-phenylacetyl-CoA epoxidase subunit PaaD: protein MLTKETVLKWLASVADPEIPTVNIVEFGMVHDVCITDKKVCILLIPTFLGCPALDIIKQNVENELHQHMPMKTIEVTFITDQPWTTERIQPSAIEHLKAYGIAPPPKHLDQVECPYCGSVHTTVDNLFGPTACRSILYCSTCKNPFEAMKPMFLPVTNHK from the coding sequence ATGCTGACGAAAGAGACCGTATTAAAGTGGCTTGCATCTGTCGCAGACCCTGAAATTCCAACGGTCAACATTGTGGAATTTGGGATGGTTCATGACGTGTGCATTACGGATAAAAAGGTATGCATTTTGTTAATTCCAACTTTTCTCGGATGTCCAGCATTAGACATTATTAAACAAAATGTTGAAAACGAACTACATCAACATATGCCGATGAAAACGATTGAAGTGACATTTATAACGGACCAACCATGGACTACCGAACGAATTCAACCTAGTGCAATCGAGCATTTAAAGGCCTATGGCATCGCACCACCACCGAAACATCTCGATCAAGTAGAATGTCCATACTGTGGTTCTGTTCATACAACGGTAGATAATCTATTTGGTCCAACCGCATGCCGGAGTATTTTGTATTGTTCCACCTGTAAAAATCCGTTTGAGGCAATGAAGCCGATGTTTTTACCAGTAACAAATCATAAATGA
- a CDS encoding enoyl-CoA hydratase/isomerase family protein, which translates to MSNTYEHILVSYPAPAIAMITLHRPDVYNALNVQMVGEIVEAIKVAEASEEVRVIVLQGNDRAFAAGADIHEMAHQDPITLDLLNQFAVWDEMRRVKKPIIAAVKGYALGGGFELALTCDFIFASDDAHFGFPEVNIGIMPGAGGTQRLTKALGKVKAMEWLCLGEQMTAKEACDYGVINHVYPKEALAAEVLRFANTLATKPPLSLRFIKEAVQTALDYPLDEGLALERKNFYLLFSSQDQKEGMQAFIEKRKPLFKGR; encoded by the coding sequence ATGAGTAACACGTATGAACACATACTTGTATCGTATCCAGCACCTGCAATCGCCATGATTACGTTACATCGACCAGACGTGTACAATGCTTTAAATGTCCAAATGGTTGGAGAAATCGTGGAGGCAATAAAAGTAGCAGAAGCTAGCGAAGAAGTGCGAGTGATTGTGTTACAAGGAAATGACCGTGCGTTTGCTGCCGGGGCAGATATTCATGAAATGGCTCACCAAGACCCGATTACATTAGATCTTCTCAATCAATTTGCTGTATGGGATGAAATGAGACGAGTGAAAAAGCCAATCATCGCGGCTGTAAAGGGATACGCCTTAGGTGGCGGATTCGAATTAGCGTTAACGTGTGACTTTATATTTGCTTCAGATGATGCTCACTTCGGATTTCCAGAAGTGAATATTGGAATTATGCCAGGAGCAGGCGGGACGCAGCGGTTAACGAAAGCACTTGGAAAAGTAAAAGCGATGGAGTGGCTTTGTTTAGGGGAACAGATGACGGCAAAAGAAGCGTGTGACTACGGGGTGATTAATCACGTTTATCCGAAAGAAGCGTTAGCCGCCGAAGTATTACGATTTGCGAACACGTTAGCTACAAAACCGCCGCTCTCGTTACGGTTTATAAAAGAAGCGGTGCAAACAGCGCTCGATTATCCTCTAGATGAAGGGCTAGCTTTGGAACGAAAAAACTTTTATTTATTATTTAGTTCCCAAGATCAAAAAGAAGGCATGCAAGCATTTATCGAAAAAAGAAAGCCACTATTTAAAGGTAGGTAA
- a CDS encoding H-type small acid-soluble spore protein yields the protein MNVLRAKEISQSATIVDVTYNGTLIMIQDINEATEMARVYNRTNREQEMTVPVAQLMEQ from the coding sequence ATGAATGTATTACGAGCAAAAGAAATTTCTCAAAGCGCGACAATTGTCGACGTGACGTATAACGGAACGCTTATTATGATTCAAGATATAAATGAAGCGACTGAAATGGCTAGAGTGTATAATCGAACGAATCGAGAACAAGAAATGACCGTTCCGGTAGCACAATTAATGGAACAGTAA
- a CDS encoding gamma carbonic anhydrase family protein, with protein sequence MIYEFNHKRPQIASTAFLAPGARIIGDVTIEEGASIWFNAVLRGDEAPIKVGKFCNIQDNSTCHLYDAYPLLLEDEVSIGHNVILHGCTIKKGSLIGMGSIIMDGVEIGEQCLIGANTFLPSNKKIPPRSLVMGNPGKVIRPLTDKDIQLIQLTIDTYKQKAIDYKETCKKVQ encoded by the coding sequence GTGATTTATGAATTTAATCATAAACGACCACAAATAGCATCTACGGCTTTTCTTGCACCAGGCGCACGAATTATCGGTGACGTCACTATCGAGGAAGGAGCGAGCATTTGGTTTAATGCGGTATTACGCGGAGATGAAGCACCAATAAAAGTCGGGAAATTTTGTAATATTCAAGACAATTCTACTTGTCACTTATATGATGCGTATCCTTTACTCTTAGAAGATGAAGTTTCTATTGGACATAACGTGATTTTACATGGATGTACGATTAAGAAAGGTTCATTGATTGGAATGGGGTCCATTATTATGGATGGAGTGGAAATTGGTGAACAATGTTTAATTGGTGCTAATACCTTTTTACCGTCTAATAAAAAAATTCCGCCCCGTTCACTCGTAATGGGAAATCCAGGGAAAGTCATCCGTCCTTTAACAGACAAAGACATCCAACTCATTCAACTGACGATTGATACGTATAAACAAAAAGCAATCGATTATAAAGAAACGTGTAAAAAAGTACAATAA
- a CDS encoding NAD(P)H-dependent flavin oxidoreductase, with protein sequence MIKFINHTKASFNNFLPLYHEKEVNVLKNVTNLLHISYPIIQGGMGNVSHAKLAAAISNAGGLGTIGAGTMTAEKVEQLIIDTKRMTDKPYCINIPINVQPYLSEVVEVVKKHRVPVVSLSAGNPRPFIPVFQALGTKVICVVATVQQAKKAEQAGADIIVAEGYEAAGINSQQETTTFTLIPQVVQAVSIPVIAAGGIADGKGLAAVWALGAAGVQMGTRFIATKDADVHEIYKQHILQANDTGTTIVGRSLGLHRRLLKTVYAQTLKEAETTVSLEQFQQLTDERHHWLGAMEGNETEGHMNGGQIAGYITDLPTVDSLLRAMMIEAWGTIDNMHRSIKHEERMKQ encoded by the coding sequence ATGATTAAATTCATAAATCACACGAAGGCCTCCTTTAACAATTTTTTACCATTATATCATGAAAAGGAAGTGAACGTATTGAAAAATGTTACGAATCTTTTGCATATTTCGTATCCGATTATTCAAGGTGGGATGGGGAATGTTAGCCATGCTAAGTTAGCAGCTGCTATTTCGAATGCTGGTGGTCTAGGAACGATTGGAGCGGGAACGATGACAGCAGAAAAAGTAGAACAGCTCATTATCGATACGAAACGAATGACCGATAAGCCATATTGCATCAACATTCCGATTAATGTTCAGCCGTATTTATCGGAAGTAGTAGAAGTAGTAAAAAAACATCGTGTTCCGGTCGTATCGTTATCTGCAGGGAATCCTCGCCCCTTCATTCCAGTGTTTCAAGCGCTTGGCACAAAAGTAATATGTGTCGTTGCAACGGTACAACAAGCGAAAAAAGCGGAACAAGCAGGAGCAGATATCATTGTAGCGGAAGGATATGAAGCAGCAGGGATTAATTCACAACAGGAAACAACAACGTTCACATTAATTCCGCAAGTTGTTCAAGCTGTTTCGATTCCAGTTATTGCGGCCGGTGGGATTGCGGATGGAAAAGGGTTGGCGGCTGTCTGGGCACTTGGTGCAGCAGGGGTACAAATGGGGACGCGGTTTATTGCCACAAAAGATGCGGACGTCCACGAAATATATAAACAACACATCTTACAGGCTAATGATACTGGCACAACAATCGTTGGTCGTTCGCTCGGATTACACCGTCGATTATTAAAAACGGTGTATGCACAAACATTAAAAGAAGCAGAAACAACTGTTTCCTTGGAACAATTTCAACAATTAACCGATGAACGGCATCACTGGCTAGGAGCGATGGAAGGAAACGAAACAGAAGGACATATGAACGGAGGGCAAATTGCTGGGTATATTACCGACCTCCCAACCGTTGATTCCTTGCTTCGTGCGATGATGATAGAAGCATGGGGCACAATTGATAACATGCATCGTTCGATCAAGCACGAAGAGAGGATGAAACAATGA
- a CDS encoding thioesterase family protein, whose protein sequence is MKEGLQVGNKKQFVHTITKEMFASFGGRLIHPTYSTVAMVYHMEWISRLLLEPYLEEEEEGVGGAVSVRHLASSPEGSRVTVTGVVTSVSDRKIVTRVDVVNEKEHIGTGEVVQYIVSKQALKRKLTREA, encoded by the coding sequence ATGAAAGAAGGATTACAAGTAGGGAATAAAAAACAATTTGTTCATACGATTACGAAAGAAATGTTTGCTTCATTTGGGGGGCGGTTAATTCATCCGACTTATTCAACCGTAGCGATGGTATATCATATGGAATGGATTTCACGGCTATTGCTTGAACCATATTTAGAAGAAGAGGAAGAAGGGGTTGGTGGAGCAGTATCTGTTCGACATCTTGCATCCAGTCCAGAAGGTTCTCGCGTAACGGTAACCGGAGTTGTGACGAGCGTATCGGATCGTAAAATTGTGACACGCGTTGATGTTGTGAATGAAAAAGAGCACATCGGAACAGGAGAAGTTGTGCAATATATTGTGTCAAAACAAGCATTAAAAAGGAAACTCACAAGAGAAGCATGA
- a CDS encoding EthD family reductase, producing MIKVIALYKHPENKEKFDEHYFNVHAPLTAKIPGLKEMNVTRITGTPFGESEYYMMCEMIYEDKETFKKAMKSEEAKASGKDAQAFAGSIVTLLFGKSEDE from the coding sequence ATGATAAAAGTAATTGCATTGTATAAACATCCTGAAAATAAAGAGAAATTTGATGAGCATTATTTTAATGTCCACGCTCCATTAACCGCTAAAATTCCAGGTTTAAAAGAAATGAACGTAACGAGAATTACCGGTACTCCATTCGGTGAAAGTGAATATTACATGATGTGTGAAATGATTTACGAAGACAAAGAAACATTTAAAAAGGCGATGAAATCAGAAGAAGCAAAAGCATCTGGAAAGGATGCCCAAGCATTTGCTGGTTCGATTGTTACCCTTTTATTTGGGAAAAGTGAAGATGAGTAA
- a CDS encoding aldehyde dehydrogenase family protein: MSVQTKETFEVKGVIRKEYEMVINGVRVVSSNGETMAIYNPATNEVIATVPKATKEDAEKAVQAAREAFDHGKWRHFPVNKRSRIINKMAAIMRKRFHELVELEVLNTGKSLTTAQGQVMQAIEDFEFYAGAIVGHRGQVNNVPGAFLNYTRKEPVGVCAQIIPWNYPLMMAAWKVAPAIAAGCSIVLKPASLTPLTAIVLTEICQEAGVPNGVVNIVTGAGATVGDYLVEHEQVNKVAFTGSTEIGKNIMQKASSTLKRVTLELGGKSPNIVFQDADIESAVNGSLFGIFYNTGQSCEARSRLYVQEDIYDAFMEKFVERTKQLRLGNPMDQTTQVGSIISRSQLETIDAYVQSAKEEGATIVTGGCEVKIEGFEKGHWYAPTIITNVTHDMKVVQEEIFGPVVVVMPFKTEKEAIQLANDTQYGLGSAIWTTDQARATRVANQIEAGIVMVNCPFSAFPGTPFGGYKQSGFGRELCVETLDLYTEDKSILSYYGARPLNPLGV; encoded by the coding sequence ATGTCGGTTCAAACAAAGGAAACGTTCGAAGTGAAAGGTGTCATTCGGAAAGAATATGAAATGGTGATCAATGGTGTGCGTGTAGTTAGTAGTAATGGAGAGACGATGGCTATTTACAATCCTGCGACCAATGAAGTGATAGCAACGGTACCGAAAGCAACGAAGGAAGATGCAGAAAAAGCTGTACAAGCAGCAAGAGAAGCGTTTGATCATGGAAAATGGCGTCATTTTCCAGTTAATAAACGTTCTCGGATTATCAATAAAATGGCGGCGATTATGCGAAAACGTTTTCATGAGTTAGTCGAACTAGAAGTGTTAAACACAGGAAAATCGCTGACAACAGCACAAGGGCAAGTCATGCAAGCAATTGAAGATTTTGAATTTTACGCAGGAGCGATTGTCGGCCATCGCGGTCAGGTGAATAACGTGCCAGGTGCCTTTTTGAACTATACGAGAAAAGAACCGGTTGGCGTTTGTGCTCAAATCATTCCGTGGAATTATCCGCTCATGATGGCTGCATGGAAAGTAGCACCAGCCATTGCTGCTGGTTGTTCCATTGTCTTAAAGCCTGCAAGTTTAACACCATTAACAGCGATTGTATTAACGGAAATTTGTCAGGAAGCAGGCGTACCGAATGGCGTTGTCAATATTGTAACAGGTGCTGGTGCAACGGTAGGCGATTATTTAGTGGAACATGAACAGGTAAATAAGGTAGCCTTTACTGGATCAACGGAAATTGGAAAAAATATTATGCAAAAAGCATCAAGTACATTAAAACGAGTAACGTTAGAGCTTGGCGGAAAATCTCCGAATATCGTCTTTCAAGATGCGGATATCGAGAGTGCGGTAAACGGTTCACTGTTCGGGATTTTTTATAATACGGGTCAATCTTGTGAAGCTCGTTCGCGATTATATGTCCAAGAAGACATTTACGATGCATTTATGGAAAAATTTGTTGAACGAACAAAACAGTTACGGTTAGGAAATCCGATGGACCAAACGACACAAGTAGGTTCTATCATTAGCCGGAGCCAATTAGAAACGATTGATGCGTACGTGCAATCTGCGAAAGAAGAAGGTGCGACGATTGTAACGGGTGGATGTGAAGTGAAGATCGAAGGATTTGAAAAAGGGCATTGGTATGCACCGACTATTATTACAAATGTGACCCACGATATGAAAGTCGTCCAGGAAGAAATTTTTGGTCCAGTCGTTGTGGTGATGCCGTTTAAAACAGAAAAAGAAGCCATTCAGCTAGCAAACGATACACAGTATGGGTTAGGTTCTGCGATTTGGACAACAGACCAAGCGCGCGCCACACGTGTCGCTAACCAAATCGAAGCAGGGATTGTCATGGTAAACTGTCCGTTTTCTGCCTTTCCGGGAACGCCGTTTGGTGGCTATAAACAATCAGGATTTGGTCGGGAACTTTGTGTAGAAACGCTTGATTTATATACAGAAGATAAAAGTATTTTATCGTATTACGGAGCGCGTCCATTAAATCCATTAGGTGTATAA
- a CDS encoding enoyl-CoA hydratase-related protein: protein MKQLFETIRWEEKQGVAWITLHRPDTLNAFTRQMNEEMLQALKIAEKQDNIRAVLITGEGRAFCSGQDLADVDETMKHGDILRMYYNPMIEKIQTIEKPVVAYVNGVAAGAGMSVALACDYRLVHERATFIQSFVNVGLVPDSGAFYFLPRMIGTAKAFEWMSLGEKMSAKEAERFSIVTKIITDETIEDVETFVTKLAASPTKAIGLMKRYLNESFHHHLQEILELEAELQSIAGGTEDHHEGVQAFLQKRIPNYKGK, encoded by the coding sequence ATGAAGCAATTATTTGAAACGATTCGCTGGGAAGAAAAACAAGGGGTAGCATGGATTACGTTACATCGTCCCGACACGTTAAATGCGTTTACCCGACAAATGAATGAAGAAATGCTACAAGCTTTAAAAATAGCAGAAAAACAAGATAATATTCGCGCAGTGCTCATTACTGGGGAAGGTCGAGCATTTTGTTCGGGGCAAGATTTAGCGGATGTAGATGAAACGATGAAGCACGGAGACATTTTACGCATGTATTACAACCCGATGATAGAAAAAATTCAAACGATCGAAAAACCGGTGGTCGCTTACGTGAATGGGGTAGCGGCTGGAGCTGGGATGAGTGTAGCGTTAGCGTGTGATTATCGTCTCGTTCATGAACGGGCAACGTTTATTCAATCGTTTGTCAATGTTGGATTAGTGCCAGATAGCGGTGCGTTTTATTTTTTACCGCGGATGATTGGTACGGCGAAAGCGTTTGAATGGATGAGTTTAGGAGAAAAAATGTCAGCTAAAGAAGCAGAACGTTTTTCTATTGTAACGAAAATCATCACAGACGAAACGATAGAAGACGTCGAAACATTTGTAACAAAACTTGCGGCTAGTCCAACGAAAGCTATTGGTCTGATGAAGCGTTATCTGAACGAAAGCTTTCATCACCATTTACAAGAGATATTAGAATTAGAAGCGGAGTTACAATCGATTGCCGGTGGTACGGAAGACCATCACGAAGGAGTACAGGCATTTTTACAAAAACGAATCCCTAATTATAAAGGAAAATAA
- a CDS encoding enoyl-CoA hydratase-related protein produces the protein MLVTKTIDRHVATVTLCREEALNCLNYDALVQMQQIVEELHTDRDIRVVVFIGAGEKAFSAGADLKERRHLTETEVRRNVKAIRELFTSMEKLPMVTIAAINGHALGGGLEWALACDFRIAAAHATLGLTEVRWAIIPGAGGTQRLPRLIGYGKAMEMILLAKRISADEARQIGLVHHVVPFEQLHAAVDTYVEQLLQNGPCAVAEAKFAIREGMNTDMYTGMEIEKKAYEMIIPTNDRIEALRAFQEKRRPNFQGT, from the coding sequence ATGTTGGTTACAAAAACGATTGATCGTCATGTAGCAACGGTTACGCTTTGTAGAGAAGAAGCGCTTAATTGTTTGAACTATGATGCATTAGTTCAGATGCAACAAATCGTCGAGGAGTTGCACACAGACCGAGATATCCGGGTAGTTGTTTTTATAGGAGCAGGAGAAAAGGCTTTTTCTGCTGGTGCAGATTTAAAAGAACGACGTCATTTAACTGAAACCGAAGTACGTCGTAATGTAAAGGCTATTCGGGAGTTATTTACGAGTATGGAAAAGCTTCCGATGGTGACGATTGCTGCAATCAATGGACACGCTTTAGGTGGTGGGTTAGAATGGGCGCTTGCTTGTGATTTTCGAATCGCAGCTGCACACGCGACGTTGGGTTTAACCGAAGTACGCTGGGCCATTATCCCTGGTGCGGGTGGAACGCAACGGTTGCCACGATTGATTGGGTACGGAAAAGCAATGGAAATGATTTTATTAGCCAAACGAATTTCTGCAGATGAAGCACGGCAAATCGGACTTGTCCATCACGTCGTTCCTTTTGAGCAATTACATGCAGCGGTGGATACGTATGTAGAGCAATTGTTGCAAAATGGACCATGTGCAGTAGCAGAAGCAAAGTTTGCCATTCGGGAAGGGATGAATACGGATATGTACACCGGAATGGAAATAGAAAAGAAAGCGTATGAAATGATTATTCCAACAAACGACCGTATCGAAGCATTGCGAGCATTTCAAGAAAAACGTCGACCAAACTTTCAAGGAACATAA
- the paaX gene encoding phenylacetic acid degradation operon negative regulatory protein PaaX has translation MNTRSMIFTLYGDFIRHYGGEIWTGSLITLLEAFGHNEQSVRAAISRMNKQGWVQSIRRGNRSYYQMTDKGKERLEEAAGRIFKFHPHHWDGKWRMISYSIPEEIRHVRDEFRKELVWSGFGSLSNSLWISPNPLEKQVYNLIEKYEITAYVHLFLSNYHGPKEQKELIESCWDIQAINEKYNEFIKRYSEKYIIDRTKIQKGEMTDGECFVERAILVHEYRKFLFSDPGLPEELLPDEWLGDSAAQLFTSYYKELAQPAQRFFESVFYEGNPKNESTVDLSMHPFSKTDE, from the coding sequence ATGAATACACGGTCGATGATTTTTACGTTATACGGTGACTTTATTCGCCATTACGGGGGAGAGATTTGGACAGGAAGCCTAATTACATTATTAGAAGCATTTGGCCATAATGAGCAATCGGTTCGAGCAGCTATCTCGAGAATGAATAAACAAGGATGGGTACAATCCATTCGGCGCGGAAATCGGAGTTATTATCAAATGACAGATAAAGGGAAAGAACGATTGGAAGAAGCGGCTGGACGAATTTTTAAATTTCATCCACATCATTGGGACGGAAAATGGCGGATGATTTCTTATTCCATTCCAGAAGAAATTCGCCACGTTCGCGATGAATTTCGGAAAGAACTTGTCTGGAGTGGATTTGGCTCGTTATCGAATAGCTTATGGATTTCCCCTAATCCACTTGAAAAACAAGTATACAATTTAATCGAAAAATATGAGATTACAGCGTATGTTCATTTATTTCTGTCTAACTATCACGGGCCAAAAGAACAAAAAGAGTTAATCGAATCGTGTTGGGACATTCAAGCAATCAATGAAAAATATAATGAGTTTATTAAACGATACAGTGAAAAGTACATTATTGACCGAACGAAAATCCAAAAAGGTGAAATGACCGACGGGGAATGTTTTGTAGAACGAGCGATTTTAGTACATGAATATCGAAAATTTTTATTTAGTGACCCTGGATTACCAGAAGAACTATTACCAGATGAATGGCTAGGAGATTCTGCAGCTCAATTATTTACGAGTTATTATAAAGAATTAGCCCAACCGGCACAGCGTTTTTTTGAATCAGTCTTTTATGAAGGAAACCCTAAAAATGAAAGCACAGTTGATTTATCGATGCACCCTTTTTCTAAAACAGATGAATAG
- a CDS encoding acetyl-CoA C-acyltransferase → MKEVVIVDAVRTPIGRYNGALRHIRPDDLAAMVIAALIERNPNVPVAEVEEVVLGNANQAGEDNRNVARMAVLLAGLPIHVAGTTINRLCGSGLDAVNYAARSIMTGEADVVIAGGTESMTRAPFVMAKPDVAFPRGDVNMFDTTIGWRFVNPRLQATFGVDSMPQTAENVAQEFDISREEQDKFAYWSQQKTKRAMENGYFHDEIVPVSWTDRTGVEHIFKQDEHPRVDTTMEKLSKLRPIFENGTVTAGNASGVNDGASALLLMSREKAKEYGVRPLVKYVTSAVCGLVPRMMGLGPIYATKKALERARLGIGDIDVVEINEAFASQSIQCIRELNVDIEKVNVNGGAIALGHPLGASGARMLTTLIHQMNRKKDRLGLATMCIGVGQGIATIVERVE, encoded by the coding sequence GTGAAAGAAGTAGTGATTGTGGACGCGGTGAGAACACCGATTGGTCGTTATAACGGAGCGCTTCGTCATATCCGTCCGGATGATTTAGCAGCGATGGTGATTGCTGCTTTAATCGAAAGAAATCCAAACGTACCCGTAGCAGAAGTGGAAGAAGTAGTGCTCGGAAACGCAAATCAAGCAGGAGAAGATAATCGAAATGTCGCGCGTATGGCTGTTTTGCTAGCAGGTCTTCCAATTCACGTAGCTGGAACAACAATTAATCGTTTATGTGGTTCTGGACTAGATGCCGTGAACTATGCAGCTCGGTCGATTATGACCGGAGAAGCAGATGTCGTCATTGCTGGTGGAACAGAAAGTATGACCCGTGCTCCTTTTGTGATGGCAAAACCAGACGTAGCCTTTCCGCGCGGGGATGTGAACATGTTTGATACGACGATTGGTTGGCGGTTTGTCAACCCGCGTTTACAAGCAACCTTCGGGGTAGATTCGATGCCACAAACAGCCGAAAATGTCGCACAGGAATTCGACATTTCACGCGAAGAACAAGATAAATTTGCCTATTGGAGCCAACAAAAAACGAAACGAGCGATGGAAAATGGTTATTTTCACGATGAAATTGTTCCAGTATCGTGGACGGATCGAACAGGAGTAGAACATATTTTCAAGCAAGATGAACATCCTCGCGTTGATACTACGATGGAAAAGCTATCAAAGCTCCGTCCTATTTTTGAAAATGGTACGGTTACAGCAGGTAATGCTTCTGGCGTAAATGATGGTGCTTCTGCTCTTTTATTAATGAGTCGCGAAAAAGCAAAAGAATATGGCGTTCGTCCACTTGTAAAATATGTCACATCCGCCGTTTGTGGGTTAGTTCCTCGTATGATGGGGCTTGGTCCTATTTATGCGACCAAAAAAGCGTTAGAGCGTGCTCGCCTTGGAATCGGAGATATCGATGTAGTAGAAATAAATGAAGCATTTGCTTCGCAATCGATTCAATGTATTCGAGAATTAAACGTAGATATAGAAAAAGTCAATGTCAATGGTGGGGCAATTGCACTTGGTCATCCGCTTGGTGCTAGTGGAGCGAGAATGTTAACGACGCTAATCCATCAGATGAACCGAAAAAAAGACCGATTAGGACTCGCGACGATGTGTATCGGCGTTGGGCAAGGGATTGCGACTATTGTAGAGCGTGTGGAGTAA